A genomic window from Arthrobacter globiformis includes:
- a CDS encoding carbohydrate ABC transporter permease yields the protein MATEVGPTPVKAPASGSAPIHHGPKGVGEDNKILSQGKWASWLLAPTIIALAVVIVYPIISAIVMSFQKDAGLDPATGLFTAGGPAGVQNYVNWIAQQCSAPAGGTVACPPGTLGAQFWSATATTFFFTVVTVALETVLGFWMAMIMARTFKGRSLVRAAVLVPWAIPTAVTAKLWFFIFAFEGIANKLFNTSILWTGSEWPAKWAVIIADVWKTTPFMALLILAGLQMIPAEVYEAAKVDGASAWQRFRMITLPLVKPALMVAILFRTLDALRMFDLPYILTGGANNTTTLSILVINQVRQGFNSAAALSTITFIIIFLVAFIFVRFLGANVVEQSGATGKGKK from the coding sequence ATGGCAACCGAAGTAGGCCCGACGCCGGTCAAGGCACCGGCGTCGGGCAGCGCCCCGATCCACCACGGCCCCAAGGGCGTGGGCGAGGATAACAAGATTCTCAGTCAGGGAAAGTGGGCCTCATGGCTCCTTGCCCCGACCATCATCGCGCTTGCTGTGGTGATCGTGTACCCGATCATCAGCGCAATCGTGATGTCCTTCCAGAAGGATGCCGGCCTGGATCCCGCGACGGGCCTCTTTACCGCAGGCGGACCGGCCGGCGTCCAAAACTACGTGAACTGGATTGCGCAGCAGTGTTCCGCCCCAGCCGGCGGAACGGTGGCTTGCCCGCCGGGAACACTCGGCGCCCAGTTCTGGTCCGCCACGGCAACAACGTTTTTCTTCACCGTGGTGACCGTTGCCCTCGAAACAGTCCTGGGCTTTTGGATGGCCATGATCATGGCCAGGACCTTCAAGGGCCGCAGCCTTGTCCGTGCGGCCGTACTGGTGCCGTGGGCCATTCCCACCGCCGTGACCGCAAAGCTCTGGTTCTTCATCTTCGCGTTCGAAGGAATTGCCAATAAGCTCTTCAACACCTCGATCCTGTGGACAGGCAGCGAATGGCCCGCCAAGTGGGCAGTGATCATCGCCGATGTGTGGAAGACAACGCCATTCATGGCGCTGCTCATCCTGGCTGGCCTGCAGATGATCCCGGCGGAGGTCTACGAGGCCGCCAAGGTGGACGGCGCCTCGGCTTGGCAGCGGTTCCGGATGATCACTTTGCCGCTGGTTAAGCCCGCCCTGATGGTGGCCATCCTGTTCCGCACCCTGGACGCGCTGCGCATGTTTGACCTCCCGTACATCCTCACCGGCGGTGCTAACAACACCACCACGCTGTCGATCCTGGTGATCAATCAGGTCAGGCAAGGCTTCAACTCGGCGGCCGCGCTGTCCACCATTACCTTCATCATCATCTTTCTTGTCGCTTTCATTTTCGTCCGCTTCCTGGGAGCGAATGTTGTGGAGCAAAGCGGCGCCACCGGTAAGGGGAAGAAATGA
- a CDS encoding carbohydrate ABC transporter permease yields MTAATSSATSLRAEQDRGRRKAQNKEKWAQGRTYISAAVILIWCLAPAYWMVVTAFRDVGFTYDTSILPSHVTLDNFNTAFDTSFGNRFGQALLNSVFIGGVVTVVSLIIGVFAAYALARLNFRFKYMVLGFILGASMFPGVALITPLFQLFTNIGWMGTYQALIIPNISFVLPLTVYTMTSFFREMPWELEESARVDGCTQGQAFRKVIMPLAAPAIFTTAILAFISSWNEFLIASQLSSDATQPVTVAIANFAGAQPNQIPYTAIMAAGTIVTIPLVILVLVFQRKIVAGLTAGAVK; encoded by the coding sequence ATGACCGCCGCGACATCCTCCGCCACAAGCCTGCGCGCGGAACAGGACCGAGGCCGCCGCAAGGCCCAGAACAAGGAGAAGTGGGCCCAGGGCAGGACCTACATCAGCGCCGCCGTCATCCTGATCTGGTGCCTGGCACCCGCGTACTGGATGGTGGTGACAGCGTTCCGCGATGTGGGCTTCACCTACGACACCTCGATCCTGCCCAGCCATGTCACGCTGGACAACTTCAACACCGCGTTCGACACCTCCTTCGGCAACCGGTTCGGCCAGGCACTGCTGAACAGCGTCTTCATCGGCGGCGTCGTCACGGTGGTATCGCTGATCATCGGTGTTTTCGCGGCGTATGCCCTGGCCCGGCTGAACTTCCGGTTCAAGTACATGGTGCTGGGATTCATCCTGGGCGCCTCCATGTTCCCGGGCGTTGCCCTGATCACCCCGCTGTTCCAGCTGTTCACCAACATCGGCTGGATGGGCACCTACCAGGCGCTGATCATTCCGAACATCTCGTTCGTGCTGCCGCTGACCGTGTACACCATGACCTCCTTCTTCCGCGAGATGCCGTGGGAGCTGGAGGAGTCGGCCCGGGTGGACGGCTGCACGCAGGGACAGGCCTTCCGCAAGGTCATCATGCCCCTCGCCGCGCCGGCCATCTTCACCACGGCGATCCTGGCGTTCATCTCCTCCTGGAATGAATTCCTGATCGCCAGCCAGCTGTCCAGCGACGCAACGCAACCGGTGACGGTGGCTATCGCCAACTTCGCCGGGGCCCAGCCGAACCAGATTCCCTACACGGCCATCATGGCGGCGGGCACCATCGTCACCATCCCGCTCGTCATCCTGGTGCTGGTGTTCCAGCGCAAGATTGTGGCAGGCCTGACCGCCGGTGCTGTCAAGTGA
- a CDS encoding LacI family DNA-binding transcriptional regulator has product MARTTERAQRGGHSGVSIEDVAAAAGVSTATVSRAVRGLPRVSPATREKILEVAAALGYVASSSASGLATGRTKTIGVLAPFVSRWFFSKAIEGADRELHARQYNLSLFNLGGHGSHRERLFSKTMVYKQIDALLVLCMALTRDELEHLQKIDIPLVVVGGHVEECAYIGIDDYAAASTAVKHLIELGHRDIALLHGDDETDLNFDVPRVRILAFQDVMSAAGLEVRPEWDEWGDFTVRSGQEAFRRLWAQPGAKPTAIFCASDEMAMGVIFEANRVGVRVPEELSVIGIDDHDFSDAIGLTTVGQRPDEQAELGTKMLLDELLGITGSVRSSVAPHRLIVRRTTAPPRSS; this is encoded by the coding sequence GTGGCGCGCACTACTGAAAGGGCACAGCGCGGTGGCCACTCGGGAGTCAGCATCGAAGACGTGGCCGCGGCCGCAGGTGTTTCCACCGCTACCGTGTCCCGCGCTGTGCGCGGCCTGCCCCGCGTCTCCCCGGCCACCCGGGAAAAAATCCTCGAGGTGGCCGCGGCGCTGGGCTACGTTGCCTCATCCTCGGCATCAGGCCTTGCCACCGGGCGCACCAAGACCATCGGCGTGCTTGCTCCCTTTGTGAGCCGGTGGTTCTTCTCGAAGGCCATCGAGGGCGCGGACCGCGAGCTGCATGCCCGGCAGTACAACCTTTCCCTCTTCAACCTCGGGGGCCACGGCAGCCATCGGGAGCGGCTCTTCAGCAAGACCATGGTCTACAAGCAGATCGATGCCCTCCTGGTCCTGTGTATGGCGCTGACCCGGGACGAGCTGGAGCACCTGCAGAAGATCGATATTCCGCTGGTGGTGGTGGGCGGCCACGTGGAGGAATGTGCCTACATCGGCATAGACGACTACGCGGCAGCCTCCACCGCCGTCAAACACCTGATCGAACTTGGCCACCGGGACATCGCGCTGCTGCACGGCGACGACGAAACGGACCTCAACTTCGATGTTCCCCGGGTCCGCATCCTGGCCTTCCAGGACGTCATGTCAGCCGCGGGCCTTGAAGTCCGCCCGGAGTGGGACGAATGGGGCGACTTCACCGTCCGCAGCGGCCAGGAGGCATTCCGGCGGCTGTGGGCCCAGCCCGGCGCCAAACCCACCGCCATCTTCTGCGCCTCAGATGAAATGGCCATGGGGGTCATCTTCGAAGCGAACCGGGTCGGCGTCCGGGTGCCCGAGGAGCTGTCCGTGATCGGCATCGACGACCACGATTTTTCCGACGCCATCGGTCTCACCACCGTGGGGCAGCGGCCGGACGAGCAGGCCGAGCTAGGCACCAAGATGCTGCTCGACGAACTCCTGGGGATCACCGGTTCGGTGCGGTCCTCCGTCGCACCCCACCGCCTGATAGTCAGGCGCACGACGGCGCCGCCCCGGTCCTCTTAG
- a CDS encoding exodeoxyribonuclease III — translation MKIATWNVNSLRARADRVEAWLQRSDCDVLAIQETKCKDDNFPWELFERMGYEVAHYGVNQWNGVAIASRVGLDDVERGFTDQPHFGKAGKDPVQEARAMAATCGGVRVWSLYVPNGRSLDDEHMPYKLKWLDSLKNHAADWISEDPSAQVALMGDWNIAPTDDDVWDIDLFLTQGYTHVSEPERAAFRAFESVGYSDVVRPHTPGPGVYTYWDYTQLRFPKKEGMRIDFVLASPALASRVSGASIDREERKGKGASDHAPVIVELAD, via the coding sequence GTGAAGATAGCTACTTGGAATGTGAACTCGCTGCGTGCCCGTGCCGACCGTGTGGAGGCGTGGCTGCAGCGCTCCGACTGCGACGTCCTGGCCATCCAGGAAACCAAGTGCAAGGACGACAATTTTCCGTGGGAGCTCTTCGAACGCATGGGCTACGAAGTGGCGCACTACGGCGTCAACCAGTGGAACGGTGTGGCCATCGCCTCGCGCGTAGGCCTGGACGACGTCGAACGCGGCTTCACGGACCAGCCGCACTTCGGCAAGGCGGGCAAGGACCCCGTCCAGGAAGCCCGCGCGATGGCCGCTACCTGCGGCGGAGTCCGGGTCTGGAGCCTCTACGTCCCCAACGGCCGCTCCCTCGATGACGAGCACATGCCCTACAAGCTCAAGTGGCTTGATTCCCTGAAGAACCACGCGGCAGACTGGATCTCCGAGGACCCGTCCGCTCAGGTAGCGCTGATGGGCGACTGGAACATCGCCCCGACGGACGACGACGTCTGGGACATCGACCTGTTCCTCACCCAGGGCTACACCCACGTCAGCGAACCGGAGCGCGCCGCGTTCCGCGCCTTCGAGTCCGTGGGCTACTCCGACGTCGTGCGCCCCCACACCCCGGGCCCGGGCGTCTACACGTACTGGGACTACACCCAGCTGCGCTTCCCGAAGAAGGAGGGCATGCGGATCGACTTCGTGCTCGCCTCTCCCGCCCTCGCCTCCCGGGTCTCCGGCGCATCGATCGACCGCGAGGAACGCAAAGGCAAGGGCGCGTCCGACCACGCACCGGTAATTGTGGAACTGGCCGACTGA
- a CDS encoding CoA-acylating methylmalonate-semialdehyde dehydrogenase, which produces MVRELSHYIGGRRVDGTSGRYGDVYDPCTGEVQAKVPLAGAEEVRNAIANAEKAQPEWGAMNAQRRGRILLKFVDLVNQNLDELAALLSSEHGKTLADARGDIQRGIEVVEFAAGAPHLLKGEFSDDAGAGIDVHSMRQPLGVVAGITPFNFPAMIPLWKSGPALAAGNAFILKPSERDPSVPLRLAELYSEAGVPDGVFNVVNGDKEAVDALLEDARVQAVGFVGSTPIAQYIYATAAAHGKRAQCFGGAKNHMVIMPDADLDMAADALIGAGYGSAGERCMAVSVAVPVGEETANSLVARLQERIKSLKVGHSMAKDSDFGPVVTPAAKERIERYIKSGEEEGASLLVDGRGLAVDGYDGGFWVGPTLFDNVTKDMKIYREEIFGPVLSVLRASDYDEALRLCSENEFGNGVAIFTRDGDAARDFASRVQVGMVGINVPIPVPIAYYTFGGWKASGFGDLNQHGADAFRFYTKTKTVTSRWPSGIRQGASFIMPEGS; this is translated from the coding sequence ATGGTTCGCGAACTTTCCCACTACATTGGTGGCCGGCGGGTAGACGGCACGTCCGGACGGTACGGCGATGTCTATGATCCCTGCACCGGAGAGGTCCAGGCCAAGGTGCCGCTGGCGGGCGCGGAGGAAGTCCGTAACGCCATCGCGAACGCCGAAAAGGCCCAGCCGGAGTGGGGCGCCATGAACGCGCAGCGGCGCGGCCGCATCCTGCTCAAATTCGTGGACCTCGTGAACCAGAACCTGGACGAGCTCGCCGCCCTCCTCTCCTCGGAACACGGGAAGACCCTCGCCGATGCCCGGGGCGACATCCAGCGCGGCATCGAGGTGGTGGAGTTCGCCGCGGGCGCCCCGCACCTGCTTAAGGGCGAGTTCTCCGACGACGCCGGCGCGGGCATCGACGTGCACTCCATGCGCCAGCCGCTGGGCGTGGTTGCAGGCATAACGCCCTTCAATTTCCCGGCCATGATCCCGCTGTGGAAGTCCGGCCCCGCACTCGCGGCAGGCAACGCGTTCATCCTCAAGCCGTCCGAACGCGATCCTTCCGTACCGCTGCGGCTGGCCGAGCTCTACTCCGAGGCGGGGGTGCCGGACGGCGTGTTCAACGTGGTCAACGGCGACAAGGAAGCCGTGGACGCGCTGCTCGAGGACGCGCGCGTGCAGGCGGTCGGCTTCGTGGGTTCCACCCCGATCGCCCAGTACATCTACGCCACGGCCGCGGCGCACGGCAAGCGGGCGCAGTGCTTCGGCGGCGCCAAGAACCACATGGTGATCATGCCGGACGCAGACCTGGACATGGCCGCCGATGCCCTGATCGGGGCCGGCTACGGGTCCGCCGGTGAACGCTGCATGGCAGTGTCCGTGGCCGTTCCTGTGGGGGAGGAGACCGCGAACAGTCTTGTGGCACGGCTGCAGGAACGGATCAAGTCCCTGAAGGTTGGCCACAGCATGGCCAAGGACTCCGACTTCGGACCGGTGGTCACACCAGCCGCCAAGGAACGGATCGAGAGGTACATCAAATCCGGCGAGGAGGAAGGCGCCTCGCTCCTGGTGGACGGCCGGGGCCTGGCCGTGGACGGCTACGACGGCGGGTTCTGGGTTGGCCCCACGCTGTTCGACAACGTCACCAAGGACATGAAGATCTACCGCGAGGAGATCTTCGGCCCCGTACTCAGCGTCCTGCGCGCATCCGACTACGACGAGGCCCTCCGGCTCTGCAGCGAGAACGAGTTCGGCAACGGCGTGGCCATCTTCACCCGCGACGGGGACGCGGCCCGGGACTTCGCCAGCCGGGTGCAGGTGGGCATGGTGGGCATCAACGTCCCCATTCCGGTGCCCATTGCCTACTACACCTTCGGCGGCTGGAAGGCGTCAGGGTTCGGCGACCTCAACCAGCACGGCGCCGATGCCTTCCGCTTCTACACCAAGACCAAGACCGTGACCTCACGCTGGCCCTCCGGCATCCGGCAGGGCGCCAGCTTCATCATGCCGGAAGGAAGCTGA
- a CDS encoding enoyl-CoA hydratase/isomerase family protein translates to MPFDQDVRPEQEVLFEQRGKLGVVTLNRPKAVNALTAGMVSAMLEQLTAWADDDTVATVLVQGAGDRGLCAGGDIVAIYRDILAGGDETAGFWADEYRLNSLIERFPKPYVAFMDGLVLGGGVGISAHGSLRIVTERTRTGMPETTIGFVPDVGGTLLLSRSPGEAGTHAALTGAHLSGADALFLGLADFFVPSGSLADLAAALENESAEAAVVRFAEKPPASALEAQRDWIDACYSADDAEEIVRRLRAAGGEAAAAAETIEAKSPTSVKVTLAALRRARGLTLDQALAEEYRVGLRCLAGADFREGIRAQVVDKDRNPQWRPATLQEVHADDVERYFAPLGDRELVLWEKESDHA, encoded by the coding sequence ATGCCGTTTGACCAAGACGTGCGTCCTGAACAAGAGGTGCTGTTCGAACAACGGGGCAAACTGGGGGTGGTCACGCTCAACCGGCCCAAGGCGGTCAACGCCCTCACGGCCGGCATGGTCTCCGCCATGTTGGAGCAGCTCACCGCCTGGGCCGACGACGACACCGTGGCCACCGTGCTGGTCCAGGGCGCCGGCGACCGCGGCCTGTGCGCGGGCGGGGACATCGTGGCCATCTACCGGGACATCCTCGCCGGCGGCGACGAAACGGCCGGTTTCTGGGCTGACGAATACCGGCTGAACTCGCTCATCGAGCGGTTCCCCAAGCCTTATGTGGCGTTCATGGACGGCCTGGTGCTGGGCGGCGGCGTGGGCATCTCCGCCCATGGCTCCCTGCGCATCGTCACCGAACGGACCCGGACCGGGATGCCGGAGACCACCATCGGGTTCGTGCCCGACGTCGGCGGCACCCTCCTGCTGTCACGCTCACCGGGGGAGGCGGGCACGCATGCCGCCCTCACCGGCGCCCACCTCAGCGGGGCGGATGCGCTTTTCCTGGGGCTCGCCGATTTCTTTGTCCCGTCCGGCAGCCTCGCGGACCTCGCGGCGGCGCTGGAAAACGAAAGTGCGGAAGCCGCCGTCGTACGCTTTGCCGAAAAGCCGCCCGCCTCGGCGCTGGAGGCGCAGCGGGACTGGATCGACGCCTGCTATTCAGCGGACGACGCCGAGGAGATTGTCCGGCGGCTGCGTGCCGCCGGCGGGGAGGCCGCGGCAGCCGCCGAGACCATCGAGGCGAAGTCGCCCACATCCGTCAAAGTGACCCTGGCCGCGCTCCGCCGGGCGCGCGGGCTGACGCTCGACCAGGCGCTCGCCGAGGAATACCGTGTGGGACTGCGGTGCCTCGCCGGAGCAGACTTCCGGGAGGGGATCAGGGCGCAGGTGGTGGACAAGGACCGCAACCCGCAATGGCGCCCGGCGACGCTGCAGGAGGTACACGCGGACGACGTCGAGCGGTACTTTGCGCCGTTGGGGGACCGGGAACTGGTGTTGTGGGAAAAGGAGTCGGACCATGCCTGA
- the mmsB gene encoding 3-hydroxyisobutyrate dehydrogenase: MPEEVTRTEETKPRVAFLGLGHMGGPMAVNLVKAGYEVIGFDVVPAALDAAREHGIPVAASAAETIPGADVVLTMFPSGQHVLDAYRGGDGEPGLLEAAAPNTMFLDCSTINVDEAREAARLALDAGHRSVDAPVSGGVVGAEAGTLTFMVGALPEDFETVRPLFDVMGKRAVLCGEHGAGQAAKVCNNLILGVSMIAVSEAFVLGEKLGLTHQALFDVASAASGQCWALTTNCPVPGPVPTSPANRDYQPGFAGALMAKDLRLALNALQSTGVAARMGPLASEIYDAFAAEGGAGRDFSGIITDIRDKSGQ, translated from the coding sequence ATGCCTGAAGAAGTAACCCGGACTGAAGAAACGAAACCGCGTGTCGCCTTCCTGGGATTGGGCCACATGGGCGGTCCCATGGCGGTCAACCTGGTCAAGGCAGGCTACGAAGTCATCGGCTTCGATGTGGTGCCCGCCGCGCTGGATGCGGCGCGCGAGCATGGCATCCCCGTCGCCGCGAGTGCCGCGGAAACCATCCCCGGAGCGGACGTCGTGCTCACGATGTTCCCTAGCGGGCAACATGTGCTGGATGCCTACCGCGGCGGGGACGGAGAGCCCGGACTGCTGGAGGCTGCGGCACCGAACACCATGTTCCTGGACTGCTCCACCATCAACGTGGACGAGGCGCGGGAAGCCGCCAGGCTGGCCCTCGACGCAGGGCACCGCTCTGTGGACGCACCGGTTTCCGGCGGCGTTGTGGGGGCGGAGGCCGGCACGCTGACGTTCATGGTGGGCGCGCTGCCGGAGGACTTCGAGACAGTGCGGCCCCTGTTCGACGTCATGGGCAAACGCGCGGTGCTCTGCGGAGAGCACGGTGCCGGCCAGGCCGCGAAGGTCTGCAACAACCTCATCCTCGGTGTCTCGATGATCGCCGTCAGCGAGGCGTTCGTGCTCGGGGAGAAGCTGGGGCTGACGCACCAGGCCCTGTTCGACGTCGCGTCCGCGGCGTCAGGGCAGTGCTGGGCCCTCACCACCAACTGCCCCGTCCCGGGACCGGTGCCCACCAGCCCGGCCAACCGCGACTATCAGCCGGGGTTCGCCGGGGCCCTGATGGCCAAGGACCTCCGGCTGGCGCTGAACGCCCTTCAATCCACCGGCGTTGCCGCCCGAATGGGACCGCTGGCCTCCGAGATTTACGACGCCTTCGCCGCCGAAGGCGGGGCCGGCCGGGATTTCTCCGGCATCATTACCGACATCCGGGACAAGTCAGGACAGTAG
- a CDS encoding enoyl-CoA hydratase — protein sequence MTHEYGNILVERRGRVGLVTLNRPEALNALDRTTLEELVAAVSAMDTDPGVGAVVITGSGKAFAAGADIKEMADKGYLEMYDADWFRGWEDLTRLRIPLIAAVSGFALGGGCELAMMCDFIIAGDNAKFGQPEINLGVVPGMGGSQRLTRAVGKAKAMDMILTGRFIDADEAERSGLVARVVPAADTVEEALKAAEVIASKSKPAAMLAKEAVNAAFETGLAQGVLFERRLFHSLFASEDQKEGMAAFAEKRQPEFRHR from the coding sequence ATGACGCACGAGTACGGGAACATTCTGGTGGAACGCCGCGGGCGCGTTGGCCTCGTCACCCTGAACAGGCCTGAGGCGCTGAATGCCCTGGACAGGACCACCCTGGAAGAACTGGTGGCGGCGGTTTCGGCCATGGACACGGATCCCGGCGTGGGCGCCGTCGTCATCACCGGCTCGGGGAAGGCCTTCGCCGCGGGCGCCGACATCAAGGAGATGGCGGACAAGGGCTACCTGGAGATGTACGACGCCGACTGGTTCCGCGGGTGGGAGGACCTCACCCGGCTGCGCATTCCGCTGATCGCGGCCGTGTCCGGATTCGCGCTGGGCGGCGGCTGTGAGCTGGCCATGATGTGCGACTTCATCATCGCCGGGGACAACGCTAAATTCGGCCAGCCCGAGATCAACCTTGGCGTTGTGCCGGGCATGGGCGGGTCGCAGCGGCTCACCCGCGCCGTGGGCAAGGCCAAGGCGATGGACATGATCCTCACCGGCCGGTTCATCGATGCGGACGAGGCAGAGCGCTCAGGCCTGGTGGCCCGCGTGGTGCCGGCGGCGGACACCGTGGAGGAGGCACTGAAGGCCGCGGAGGTCATCGCGTCCAAGTCGAAGCCGGCTGCCATGCTGGCCAAGGAAGCCGTCAACGCGGCCTTCGAGACGGGGCTGGCACAGGGCGTGCTGTTTGAGCGGCGGCTGTTCCATTCGCTCTTCGCCTCTGAGGACCAGAAGGAAGGCATGGCTGCTTTCGCGGAGAAGCGCCAGCCGGAGTTCAGGCACCGGTGA
- a CDS encoding CPBP family glutamic-type intramembrane protease, whose protein sequence is MSARLTGERTVEGTSLRVVPAAMVSLAGFVLFALDQSLPGYALLAAALVIAVLVDRLLFRDLALIAAGVAIISAVPITTDVSTSHMLVMGSAMIAAVGIPYAVSRFLTKEHAVVFPVRTGQKWTRAEKWYLPAVVVIGYALLPVYMIRTGVYTNWPAVHDPEGIARLFVGTNALGIWDELFFICTCFALLRRHLPDWQANLLQAVLFTSFLWELGFRAWAPFFIYPFALLQARIFTWTKSLSYIVSVHLLFDFVLFLVLLHAHNRAWIDIFLY, encoded by the coding sequence GTGAGCGCCCGGCTGACCGGGGAGCGCACCGTGGAGGGGACTTCCCTGCGCGTTGTCCCGGCAGCCATGGTCTCGCTGGCCGGCTTTGTCCTGTTCGCGCTGGACCAGAGCCTGCCGGGCTATGCCCTGCTCGCCGCGGCGCTCGTAATCGCGGTGCTGGTGGACCGGCTGCTGTTCCGCGACCTCGCACTGATTGCAGCCGGAGTGGCCATCATCAGTGCCGTGCCGATCACCACCGACGTCAGCACCTCCCACATGCTCGTCATGGGCTCGGCGATGATCGCGGCCGTGGGGATCCCCTACGCCGTGTCGCGTTTCCTTACCAAGGAGCACGCGGTGGTGTTTCCGGTCCGGACCGGGCAGAAATGGACGCGTGCGGAGAAGTGGTACCTGCCCGCCGTCGTGGTGATTGGCTACGCCCTGCTGCCCGTGTACATGATCCGGACCGGGGTCTACACGAACTGGCCCGCAGTACACGACCCCGAGGGCATCGCGCGGCTTTTCGTTGGCACCAACGCCCTGGGCATCTGGGATGAGCTGTTCTTCATCTGCACCTGCTTCGCGCTGCTCCGCCGCCACCTGCCTGACTGGCAGGCCAACCTGCTGCAGGCCGTCCTGTTTACCTCGTTCCTGTGGGAACTGGGGTTCAGGGCCTGGGCACCGTTCTTCATCTACCCGTTCGCCCTGCTGCAGGCCCGCATCTTCACCTGGACCAAGTCGCTGTCGTACATCGTGAGCGTGCACCTGCTCTTCGACTTCGTGCTGTTCCTGGTGCTGCTCCATGCGCACAACCGGGCGTGGATCGACATCTTCCTGTACTGA
- a CDS encoding ArsR/SmtB family transcription factor, which produces MGDMPHGVIHTEVKADLFKSMGHPARILVLEMLVSGPVTVSNLRDCTGLEASNLSQHLGILRRQRLIVPSRKDGRLFYELTSPEVREVLEAAHGLLGTILDGGGMRQKNGGSDGAPGEAPASALAPAAQAAG; this is translated from the coding sequence ATGGGTGACATGCCCCACGGCGTGATTCACACCGAGGTTAAGGCGGACCTGTTCAAGTCCATGGGCCACCCTGCACGCATCCTGGTCCTGGAGATGCTGGTCAGCGGTCCGGTGACCGTGAGCAACCTGCGGGACTGCACCGGCCTTGAGGCCTCGAACCTCTCCCAGCACCTCGGCATCCTGCGGCGCCAGCGGCTGATCGTTCCGTCCCGGAAGGACGGCCGCCTGTTCTACGAACTGACGTCCCCTGAGGTACGCGAAGTCCTCGAAGCGGCCCATGGCCTGCTGGGCACCATCCTCGACGGTGGCGGCATGCGGCAGAAAAACGGCGGATCTGACGGCGCCCCCGGCGAGGCGCCAGCCTCCGCCCTCGCGCCGGCAGCACAGGCCGCAGGCTAG
- a CDS encoding YegP family protein, which produces MAGMFELFIDAEASFRFQLTAPDGTVMAVSRPFPSKAAAVEGIAAVREYAGMGHVRELATAPVDRFLGSRPRAAVRPLPQRIPVQCQGMTG; this is translated from the coding sequence ATGGCTGGCATGTTCGAACTCTTCATTGACGCAGAGGCTTCATTCAGGTTCCAGCTCACCGCCCCGGACGGCACCGTGATGGCCGTGTCCCGCCCTTTTCCCAGCAAGGCTGCAGCGGTTGAAGGCATTGCTGCCGTTCGCGAGTACGCCGGAATGGGGCACGTGCGGGAGCTCGCCACGGCCCCGGTGGATCGCTTCCTCGGTTCCCGCCCCCGCGCTGCCGTTCGTCCTCTTCCCCAGCGCATACCCGTCCAGTGCCAGGGGATGACCGGATAG
- a CDS encoding PAS and ANTAR domain-containing protein — protein MSLPKTVRAYSSALGPADCVAGTFYYDAISGRLEWSDELYTLHGYRRGDIVPSVELLYAHKHPDDRERCHDIFMAACEAGGFFCSYHRIIDARMREHRVLTAGEALMEDGSLSAVEGFIVDLTSTLHWETERAAREAVAGALGTRSTIEQAKGILMGILRIGSEAAFDLMAKYSQDTNIKVSSTAADLVQLANSPQPAALLDTFVQELRRPSERHTDSPAEKDGVPSC, from the coding sequence ATGAGCCTTCCGAAAACCGTGCGGGCGTACTCGAGCGCACTCGGGCCGGCAGATTGTGTTGCCGGCACGTTCTACTACGATGCCATCTCCGGACGGCTCGAGTGGTCAGATGAGCTGTACACGCTCCACGGTTACCGCCGCGGCGACATCGTCCCCAGTGTGGAGCTGCTGTATGCCCACAAGCATCCGGACGACAGGGAGCGCTGCCATGACATCTTCATGGCCGCCTGCGAAGCGGGCGGTTTCTTCTGCAGCTACCACCGCATCATCGACGCGCGCATGCGCGAACACCGTGTCCTCACCGCCGGCGAGGCGCTCATGGAGGACGGCAGTCTCAGCGCTGTTGAGGGATTCATCGTTGACCTGACCAGCACGCTGCACTGGGAAACCGAAAGGGCAGCACGCGAAGCAGTTGCCGGGGCCCTTGGCACCCGAAGCACCATCGAACAGGCGAAGGGCATCCTGATGGGGATCCTGCGGATTGGTTCCGAGGCCGCCTTCGACTTGATGGCCAAGTACAGCCAGGACACGAACATCAAGGTGTCCAGCACGGCTGCCGACCTCGTGCAGCTTGCCAACAGCCCGCAGCCGGCGGCATTGCTTGACACGTTCGTCCAGGAGCTACGGCGGCCGTCCGAAAGGCACACGGACAGCCCTGCAGAGAAGGACGGCGTGCCAAGCTGCTAG